A genomic region of Trifolium pratense cultivar HEN17-A07 linkage group LG3, ARS_RC_1.1, whole genome shotgun sequence contains the following coding sequences:
- the LOC123918837 gene encoding bromodomain-containing protein DDB_G0270170-like isoform X3, whose amino-acid sequence MVQIAKRKKGRPSKADLARRSAESQAAATESDSRRSLRRKNVRYNIIDYDGDYIDDEEDERRREKKKLKLMAKLQQVEGEEEQQELEDHATMEEEEECDEIEGGEENEDAEEKHEEDSVIKGTKVESKGLHFVSVSGIPANYQYGIPLPDRKILEVILDKLQKKDTYGVFAEPVDPEELPDYHEVIEHPMDFATVRKKLANAAYPTLEQFESDIFLICSNAMKYNSPETVYHRQARTIQELGRKKFEKLRIKFERTRVELNSELKTRSNSLVKKSLKKLPGCASQESVGFDLSYGDVQPTSYPMQSGSYERHGNIDGIVTGNAFLIDANQDKAEDVFSGKNMLSKIGKKSSLLEDNRRSSYNMSNQPITRSDSTFMTFESGTRQLVTVGVHAEYSYTRSLARFSASLGPIVWKIASSRIQQALPADCKFGRGWVGEYEALPNPILMLSNHLQKETGLIMKLHGDKNGKDVEAKTEHPVNGRMLEQKHSSDCPTSWPASEGNPSIGSAGMNPNTPLNIPNQQNAQSRNFGKSKNNSLNKVELKSLPSSNQNNSSLVAKFASNTPIAESKHQEMAPRNLNTLPATTFKQPDTNEVGSGELPDRNVMNTSLNRRSTGSSSDIASNQAIRTGPFVFHGQEQGLTDPVQSTRMFTEEAQKTQTSSNPSPVDTLPEMPSAPSGQRDASGNASAAAAQAWMSAGAGGFKLGPENTASSKNQVSADPLHNSTREFHQHISRIQVSQPTYGFPSINIRRPS is encoded by the exons ATGGTTCAGATCGCAAAGAGGAAGAAAGGAAGGCCGTCGAAGGCGGATCTAGCTCGCCGCTCCGCCGAATCTCAAGCCGCCGCAACGGAATCCGATTCCCGGCGAAGTCTCCGCCGCAAGAACGTGAGGTACAATATAATTGATTACGATGGTGATTACAtcgatgatgaagaagatgagagGAGGCGCGAGAAGAAGAAGCTCAAATTGATGGCAAAACTACAGCAGGTTGAAGGGGAAGAAGAGCAGCAAGAATTGGAAGATCACGCAAcaatggaggaagaagaagagtgtgatgaaattgaaggtggtgaagagaatgaagatgctgAAGAAAAACATGAAGAAGATAGTGTG ATAAAGGGCACAAAAGTGGAATCAAAAGGGCTCCACTTTGTTTCTGTTTCAG GAATTCCAGCCAATTATCAATATGGGATTCCATTGCCTGATAGGAAGATTTTGGAAGTGATCCTTGACAAGCTACAGAA GAAGGACACGTATGGTGTGTTTGCAGAGCCGGTTGATCCGGAAGAG CTTCCTGATTATCACGAAGTGATTGAGCATCCCATGGATTTTGCCACAGTCAGGAAGAAGTTGGCAAATGCAGCTTATCCTACCTTAGAACAATTTGAG agtgatatatttttaatttgctcAAATGCAATGAAATACAATTCACCAGAGACTGTATACCATAGACAG GCACGAACTATACAAGAACTTGGGCGAAAGAAGTTTGAGAAGTTAAGGATTAAATTTGAACGTACTCGGGTTGAGCTAAATTCAGAACTGAAAACACGGTCTAATTCTTTGGTTAAGAAGTCATTGAAAAAGCTACCAGGTTGTGCCTCACAAGAATCTGTTGGCTTTGATTTATCATATGGAGATGTACAGCCAACTTCCTATCCAATGCAAAGTGGTAGCTATGAGAGGCATGGAAACATTGATGGTATTGTGACAGGGAATGCTTTCTTGATTGATGCAAATCAAGATAAAGCTGAAGATGTTTTCTCAG GGAAGAATATGCTCTCTAAGATTGGAAAGAAGTCATCTTTGCTTGAAGACAATCGTCGTTCATCTTATAATATGTCCAATCAACCAATCACTAGATCAGATTCAACATTTATGACCTTCGAGAGTGGAACGAGACAGCTGGTTACT GTTGGTGTCCATGCTGAATATTCCTATACTAGGAGTTTGGCTCGTTTTAGTGCATCTCTAGGACCCATTGTTTGGAAAATTGCTTCCAGCAGGATTCAACAGGCACTTCCTGCAGACTGTAAATTTGGCCGTGGCTGGGTTGGAGAATATGAAGCACTTCCAAACCCAATACTTATGCTTAGTAATCATCTCCAGAAAGAAACTGGTTTGATTATGAAATTGCACGGTGACAAAAATGGTAAGGATGTAGAAGCCAAAACTGAACATCCTGTAAATGGACGGATGCTTGAGCAAAAACATTCTTCAGATTGTCCTACCAGTTGGCCTGCATCTGAAGGAAATCCTTCTATTGGTTCTGCTGGAATGAATCCCAACACTCCTCTCAACATCCCCAATCAGCAGAATGCCCAATCTAGGAATTTTGGCAAATCTAAGAATAATAGTTTGAATAAAGTGGAGCTGAAATCTTTACCCTCAAGTAATCAAAATAATTCCAGTCTGGTTGCAAAGTTTGCAAGTAATACTCCTATAGCAGAGTCGAAGCACCAAGAGATGGCGCCTAGGAACTTGAACACTTTGCCAGCTACAACTTTCAAGCAGCCGGATACAAATGAAGTTGGTAGTGGAGAATTACCTGATAGAAACGTCATGAATACAAGCTTGAATAGACGGTCAACTGGTTCATCATCTGACATTGCATCAAACCAAGCAATCAGAACAGGTCCTTTTGTTTTCCATGGACAAGAGCAGGGTCTCACTGACCCAGTTCAGTCGACGAGAATGTTCACAGAAGAGGCTCAAAAGACCCAGACTTCTTCTAACCCTTCACCAGTTGACACTCTGCCAGAAATGCCATCAGCTCCATCTGGACAAAGAGATGCCTCGGGCAATGCTTCAGCGGCAGCTGCTCAGGCATGGATGTCTGCAGGCGCAGGAGGTTTTAAACTAGGACCTGAGAATACTGCTTCATCCAAAAATCAGGTTTCTGCAGATCCTCTTCATAACTCAACGAGGGAGTTCCATCAGCATATTTCACGAATTCAGG TTTCCCAACCGACCTATGGGTTTCCCTCAATCAACATCCGCAGACCATCCTAG
- the LOC123918837 gene encoding bromodomain-containing protein DDB_G0270170-like isoform X4, with protein MVQIAKRKKGRPSKADLARRSAESQAAATESDSRRSLRRKNVRYNIIDYDGDYIDDEEDERRREKKKLKLMAKLQQVEGEEEQQELEDHATMEEEEECDEIEGGEENEDAEEKHEEDSVIKGTKVESKGLHFVSVSANYQYGIPLPDRKILEVILDKLQKKDTYGVFAEPVDPEELPDYHEVIEHPMDFATVRKKLANAAYPTLEQFESDIFLICSNAMKYNSPETVYHRQARTIQELGRKKFEKLRIKFERTRVELNSELKTRSNSLVKKSLKKLPGCASQESVGFDLSYGDVQPTSYPMQSGSYERHGNIDGIVTGNAFLIDANQDKAEDVFSGKNMLSKIGKKSSLLEDNRRSSYNMSNQPITRSDSTFMTFESGTRQLVTVGVHAEYSYTRSLARFSASLGPIVWKIASSRIQQALPADCKFGRGWVGEYEALPNPILMLSNHLQKETGLIMKLHGDKNGKDVEAKTEHPVNGRMLEQKHSSDCPTSWPASEGNPSIGSAGMNPNTPLNIPNQQNAQSRNFGKSKNNSLNKVELKSLPSSNQNNSSLVAKFASNTPIAESKHQEMAPRNLNTLPATTFKQPDTNEVGSGELPDRNVMNTSLNRRSTGSSSDIASNQAIRTGPFVFHGQEQGLTDPVQSTRMFTEEAQKTQTSSNPSPVDTLPEMPSAPSGQRDASGNASAAAAQAWMSAGAGGFKLGPENTASSKNQVSADPLHNSTREFHQHISRIQVSQPTYGFPSINIRRPS; from the exons ATGGTTCAGATCGCAAAGAGGAAGAAAGGAAGGCCGTCGAAGGCGGATCTAGCTCGCCGCTCCGCCGAATCTCAAGCCGCCGCAACGGAATCCGATTCCCGGCGAAGTCTCCGCCGCAAGAACGTGAGGTACAATATAATTGATTACGATGGTGATTACAtcgatgatgaagaagatgagagGAGGCGCGAGAAGAAGAAGCTCAAATTGATGGCAAAACTACAGCAGGTTGAAGGGGAAGAAGAGCAGCAAGAATTGGAAGATCACGCAAcaatggaggaagaagaagagtgtgatgaaattgaaggtggtgaagagaatgaagatgctgAAGAAAAACATGAAGAAGATAGTGTG ATAAAGGGCACAAAAGTGGAATCAAAAGGGCTCCACTTTGTTTCTGTTTCAG CCAATTATCAATATGGGATTCCATTGCCTGATAGGAAGATTTTGGAAGTGATCCTTGACAAGCTACAGAA GAAGGACACGTATGGTGTGTTTGCAGAGCCGGTTGATCCGGAAGAG CTTCCTGATTATCACGAAGTGATTGAGCATCCCATGGATTTTGCCACAGTCAGGAAGAAGTTGGCAAATGCAGCTTATCCTACCTTAGAACAATTTGAG agtgatatatttttaatttgctcAAATGCAATGAAATACAATTCACCAGAGACTGTATACCATAGACAG GCACGAACTATACAAGAACTTGGGCGAAAGAAGTTTGAGAAGTTAAGGATTAAATTTGAACGTACTCGGGTTGAGCTAAATTCAGAACTGAAAACACGGTCTAATTCTTTGGTTAAGAAGTCATTGAAAAAGCTACCAGGTTGTGCCTCACAAGAATCTGTTGGCTTTGATTTATCATATGGAGATGTACAGCCAACTTCCTATCCAATGCAAAGTGGTAGCTATGAGAGGCATGGAAACATTGATGGTATTGTGACAGGGAATGCTTTCTTGATTGATGCAAATCAAGATAAAGCTGAAGATGTTTTCTCAG GGAAGAATATGCTCTCTAAGATTGGAAAGAAGTCATCTTTGCTTGAAGACAATCGTCGTTCATCTTATAATATGTCCAATCAACCAATCACTAGATCAGATTCAACATTTATGACCTTCGAGAGTGGAACGAGACAGCTGGTTACT GTTGGTGTCCATGCTGAATATTCCTATACTAGGAGTTTGGCTCGTTTTAGTGCATCTCTAGGACCCATTGTTTGGAAAATTGCTTCCAGCAGGATTCAACAGGCACTTCCTGCAGACTGTAAATTTGGCCGTGGCTGGGTTGGAGAATATGAAGCACTTCCAAACCCAATACTTATGCTTAGTAATCATCTCCAGAAAGAAACTGGTTTGATTATGAAATTGCACGGTGACAAAAATGGTAAGGATGTAGAAGCCAAAACTGAACATCCTGTAAATGGACGGATGCTTGAGCAAAAACATTCTTCAGATTGTCCTACCAGTTGGCCTGCATCTGAAGGAAATCCTTCTATTGGTTCTGCTGGAATGAATCCCAACACTCCTCTCAACATCCCCAATCAGCAGAATGCCCAATCTAGGAATTTTGGCAAATCTAAGAATAATAGTTTGAATAAAGTGGAGCTGAAATCTTTACCCTCAAGTAATCAAAATAATTCCAGTCTGGTTGCAAAGTTTGCAAGTAATACTCCTATAGCAGAGTCGAAGCACCAAGAGATGGCGCCTAGGAACTTGAACACTTTGCCAGCTACAACTTTCAAGCAGCCGGATACAAATGAAGTTGGTAGTGGAGAATTACCTGATAGAAACGTCATGAATACAAGCTTGAATAGACGGTCAACTGGTTCATCATCTGACATTGCATCAAACCAAGCAATCAGAACAGGTCCTTTTGTTTTCCATGGACAAGAGCAGGGTCTCACTGACCCAGTTCAGTCGACGAGAATGTTCACAGAAGAGGCTCAAAAGACCCAGACTTCTTCTAACCCTTCACCAGTTGACACTCTGCCAGAAATGCCATCAGCTCCATCTGGACAAAGAGATGCCTCGGGCAATGCTTCAGCGGCAGCTGCTCAGGCATGGATGTCTGCAGGCGCAGGAGGTTTTAAACTAGGACCTGAGAATACTGCTTCATCCAAAAATCAGGTTTCTGCAGATCCTCTTCATAACTCAACGAGGGAGTTCCATCAGCATATTTCACGAATTCAGG TTTCCCAACCGACCTATGGGTTTCCCTCAATCAACATCCGCAGACCATCCTAG
- the LOC123918837 gene encoding bromodomain-containing protein DDB_G0270170-like isoform X2 has protein sequence MVQIAKRKKGRPSKADLARRSAESQAAATESDSRRSLRRKNVRYNIIDYDGDYIDDEEDERRREKKKLKLMAKLQQVEGEEEQQELEDHATMEEEEECDEIEGGEENEDAEEKHEEDSVIKGTKVESKGLHFVSVSANYQYGIPLPDRKILEVILDKLQKKDTYGVFAEPVDPEELPDYHEVIEHPMDFATVRKKLANAAYPTLEQFESDIFLICSNAMKYNSPETVYHRQARTIQELGRKKFEKLRIKFERTRVELNSELKTRSNSLVKKSLKKLPGCASQESVGFDLSYGDVQPTSYPMQSGSYERHGNIDGIVTGNAFLIDANQDKAEDVFSGKNMLSKIGKKSSLLEDNRRSSYNMSNQPITRSDSTFMTFESGTRQLVTVGVHAEYSYTRSLARFSASLGPIVWKIASSRIQQALPADCKFGRGWVGEYEALPNPILMLSNHLQKETGLIMKLHGDKNGKDVEAKTEHPVNGRMLEQKHSSDCPTSWPASEGNPSIGSAGMNPNTPLNIPNQQNAQSRNFGKSKNNSLNKVELKSLPSSNQNNSSLVAKFASNTPIAESKHQEMAPRNLNTLPATTFKQPDTNEVGSGELPDRNVMNTSLNRRSTGSSSDIASNQAIRTGPFVFHGQEQGLTDPVQSTRMFTEEAQKTQTSSNPSPVDTLPEMPSAPSGQRDASGNASAAAAQAWMSAGAGGFKLGPENTASSKNQVSADPLHNSTREFHQHISRIQGEFPSGGMSVQSNKNNFPFNSPRPQPIHTSSVSQFPNRPMGFPQSTSADHPRFQMQSPWRGLSPQSQPRQKQQTLPPDLNIDCHSPGSPAKQSSGVVDSQQPDLALQL, from the exons ATGGTTCAGATCGCAAAGAGGAAGAAAGGAAGGCCGTCGAAGGCGGATCTAGCTCGCCGCTCCGCCGAATCTCAAGCCGCCGCAACGGAATCCGATTCCCGGCGAAGTCTCCGCCGCAAGAACGTGAGGTACAATATAATTGATTACGATGGTGATTACAtcgatgatgaagaagatgagagGAGGCGCGAGAAGAAGAAGCTCAAATTGATGGCAAAACTACAGCAGGTTGAAGGGGAAGAAGAGCAGCAAGAATTGGAAGATCACGCAAcaatggaggaagaagaagagtgtgatgaaattgaaggtggtgaagagaatgaagatgctgAAGAAAAACATGAAGAAGATAGTGTG ATAAAGGGCACAAAAGTGGAATCAAAAGGGCTCCACTTTGTTTCTGTTTCAG CCAATTATCAATATGGGATTCCATTGCCTGATAGGAAGATTTTGGAAGTGATCCTTGACAAGCTACAGAA GAAGGACACGTATGGTGTGTTTGCAGAGCCGGTTGATCCGGAAGAG CTTCCTGATTATCACGAAGTGATTGAGCATCCCATGGATTTTGCCACAGTCAGGAAGAAGTTGGCAAATGCAGCTTATCCTACCTTAGAACAATTTGAG agtgatatatttttaatttgctcAAATGCAATGAAATACAATTCACCAGAGACTGTATACCATAGACAG GCACGAACTATACAAGAACTTGGGCGAAAGAAGTTTGAGAAGTTAAGGATTAAATTTGAACGTACTCGGGTTGAGCTAAATTCAGAACTGAAAACACGGTCTAATTCTTTGGTTAAGAAGTCATTGAAAAAGCTACCAGGTTGTGCCTCACAAGAATCTGTTGGCTTTGATTTATCATATGGAGATGTACAGCCAACTTCCTATCCAATGCAAAGTGGTAGCTATGAGAGGCATGGAAACATTGATGGTATTGTGACAGGGAATGCTTTCTTGATTGATGCAAATCAAGATAAAGCTGAAGATGTTTTCTCAG GGAAGAATATGCTCTCTAAGATTGGAAAGAAGTCATCTTTGCTTGAAGACAATCGTCGTTCATCTTATAATATGTCCAATCAACCAATCACTAGATCAGATTCAACATTTATGACCTTCGAGAGTGGAACGAGACAGCTGGTTACT GTTGGTGTCCATGCTGAATATTCCTATACTAGGAGTTTGGCTCGTTTTAGTGCATCTCTAGGACCCATTGTTTGGAAAATTGCTTCCAGCAGGATTCAACAGGCACTTCCTGCAGACTGTAAATTTGGCCGTGGCTGGGTTGGAGAATATGAAGCACTTCCAAACCCAATACTTATGCTTAGTAATCATCTCCAGAAAGAAACTGGTTTGATTATGAAATTGCACGGTGACAAAAATGGTAAGGATGTAGAAGCCAAAACTGAACATCCTGTAAATGGACGGATGCTTGAGCAAAAACATTCTTCAGATTGTCCTACCAGTTGGCCTGCATCTGAAGGAAATCCTTCTATTGGTTCTGCTGGAATGAATCCCAACACTCCTCTCAACATCCCCAATCAGCAGAATGCCCAATCTAGGAATTTTGGCAAATCTAAGAATAATAGTTTGAATAAAGTGGAGCTGAAATCTTTACCCTCAAGTAATCAAAATAATTCCAGTCTGGTTGCAAAGTTTGCAAGTAATACTCCTATAGCAGAGTCGAAGCACCAAGAGATGGCGCCTAGGAACTTGAACACTTTGCCAGCTACAACTTTCAAGCAGCCGGATACAAATGAAGTTGGTAGTGGAGAATTACCTGATAGAAACGTCATGAATACAAGCTTGAATAGACGGTCAACTGGTTCATCATCTGACATTGCATCAAACCAAGCAATCAGAACAGGTCCTTTTGTTTTCCATGGACAAGAGCAGGGTCTCACTGACCCAGTTCAGTCGACGAGAATGTTCACAGAAGAGGCTCAAAAGACCCAGACTTCTTCTAACCCTTCACCAGTTGACACTCTGCCAGAAATGCCATCAGCTCCATCTGGACAAAGAGATGCCTCGGGCAATGCTTCAGCGGCAGCTGCTCAGGCATGGATGTCTGCAGGCGCAGGAGGTTTTAAACTAGGACCTGAGAATACTGCTTCATCCAAAAATCAGGTTTCTGCAGATCCTCTTCATAACTCAACGAGGGAGTTCCATCAGCATATTTCACGAATTCAGGGTGAGTTTCCTTCTGGCGGAATGTCGGTCCAGTCTAATAAGAACAATTTTCCATTTAATTCACCTAGACCTCAACCTATTCACACAAGTTCTGTTTCACAGTTTCCCAACCGACCTATGGGTTTCCCTCAATCAACATCCGCAGACCATCCTAGATTTCAAATGCAGTCCCCTTGGCGAGGCCTCAGTCCTCAAAGCCAACCGAGGCAGAAACAGCAAACCCTTCCGCCTGACTTGAATATTGATTGTCACTCTCCAGGGTCACCTGCAAAGCAATCCTCTGGTGTTGTTGATTCACAGCAACCAGACCTAGCCTTGCAACTATGA
- the LOC123918837 gene encoding bromodomain-containing protein DDB_G0270170-like isoform X1, translating to MVQIAKRKKGRPSKADLARRSAESQAAATESDSRRSLRRKNVRYNIIDYDGDYIDDEEDERRREKKKLKLMAKLQQVEGEEEQQELEDHATMEEEEECDEIEGGEENEDAEEKHEEDSVIKGTKVESKGLHFVSVSGIPANYQYGIPLPDRKILEVILDKLQKKDTYGVFAEPVDPEELPDYHEVIEHPMDFATVRKKLANAAYPTLEQFESDIFLICSNAMKYNSPETVYHRQARTIQELGRKKFEKLRIKFERTRVELNSELKTRSNSLVKKSLKKLPGCASQESVGFDLSYGDVQPTSYPMQSGSYERHGNIDGIVTGNAFLIDANQDKAEDVFSGKNMLSKIGKKSSLLEDNRRSSYNMSNQPITRSDSTFMTFESGTRQLVTVGVHAEYSYTRSLARFSASLGPIVWKIASSRIQQALPADCKFGRGWVGEYEALPNPILMLSNHLQKETGLIMKLHGDKNGKDVEAKTEHPVNGRMLEQKHSSDCPTSWPASEGNPSIGSAGMNPNTPLNIPNQQNAQSRNFGKSKNNSLNKVELKSLPSSNQNNSSLVAKFASNTPIAESKHQEMAPRNLNTLPATTFKQPDTNEVGSGELPDRNVMNTSLNRRSTGSSSDIASNQAIRTGPFVFHGQEQGLTDPVQSTRMFTEEAQKTQTSSNPSPVDTLPEMPSAPSGQRDASGNASAAAAQAWMSAGAGGFKLGPENTASSKNQVSADPLHNSTREFHQHISRIQGEFPSGGMSVQSNKNNFPFNSPRPQPIHTSSVSQFPNRPMGFPQSTSADHPRFQMQSPWRGLSPQSQPRQKQQTLPPDLNIDCHSPGSPAKQSSGVVDSQQPDLALQL from the exons ATGGTTCAGATCGCAAAGAGGAAGAAAGGAAGGCCGTCGAAGGCGGATCTAGCTCGCCGCTCCGCCGAATCTCAAGCCGCCGCAACGGAATCCGATTCCCGGCGAAGTCTCCGCCGCAAGAACGTGAGGTACAATATAATTGATTACGATGGTGATTACAtcgatgatgaagaagatgagagGAGGCGCGAGAAGAAGAAGCTCAAATTGATGGCAAAACTACAGCAGGTTGAAGGGGAAGAAGAGCAGCAAGAATTGGAAGATCACGCAAcaatggaggaagaagaagagtgtgatgaaattgaaggtggtgaagagaatgaagatgctgAAGAAAAACATGAAGAAGATAGTGTG ATAAAGGGCACAAAAGTGGAATCAAAAGGGCTCCACTTTGTTTCTGTTTCAG GAATTCCAGCCAATTATCAATATGGGATTCCATTGCCTGATAGGAAGATTTTGGAAGTGATCCTTGACAAGCTACAGAA GAAGGACACGTATGGTGTGTTTGCAGAGCCGGTTGATCCGGAAGAG CTTCCTGATTATCACGAAGTGATTGAGCATCCCATGGATTTTGCCACAGTCAGGAAGAAGTTGGCAAATGCAGCTTATCCTACCTTAGAACAATTTGAG agtgatatatttttaatttgctcAAATGCAATGAAATACAATTCACCAGAGACTGTATACCATAGACAG GCACGAACTATACAAGAACTTGGGCGAAAGAAGTTTGAGAAGTTAAGGATTAAATTTGAACGTACTCGGGTTGAGCTAAATTCAGAACTGAAAACACGGTCTAATTCTTTGGTTAAGAAGTCATTGAAAAAGCTACCAGGTTGTGCCTCACAAGAATCTGTTGGCTTTGATTTATCATATGGAGATGTACAGCCAACTTCCTATCCAATGCAAAGTGGTAGCTATGAGAGGCATGGAAACATTGATGGTATTGTGACAGGGAATGCTTTCTTGATTGATGCAAATCAAGATAAAGCTGAAGATGTTTTCTCAG GGAAGAATATGCTCTCTAAGATTGGAAAGAAGTCATCTTTGCTTGAAGACAATCGTCGTTCATCTTATAATATGTCCAATCAACCAATCACTAGATCAGATTCAACATTTATGACCTTCGAGAGTGGAACGAGACAGCTGGTTACT GTTGGTGTCCATGCTGAATATTCCTATACTAGGAGTTTGGCTCGTTTTAGTGCATCTCTAGGACCCATTGTTTGGAAAATTGCTTCCAGCAGGATTCAACAGGCACTTCCTGCAGACTGTAAATTTGGCCGTGGCTGGGTTGGAGAATATGAAGCACTTCCAAACCCAATACTTATGCTTAGTAATCATCTCCAGAAAGAAACTGGTTTGATTATGAAATTGCACGGTGACAAAAATGGTAAGGATGTAGAAGCCAAAACTGAACATCCTGTAAATGGACGGATGCTTGAGCAAAAACATTCTTCAGATTGTCCTACCAGTTGGCCTGCATCTGAAGGAAATCCTTCTATTGGTTCTGCTGGAATGAATCCCAACACTCCTCTCAACATCCCCAATCAGCAGAATGCCCAATCTAGGAATTTTGGCAAATCTAAGAATAATAGTTTGAATAAAGTGGAGCTGAAATCTTTACCCTCAAGTAATCAAAATAATTCCAGTCTGGTTGCAAAGTTTGCAAGTAATACTCCTATAGCAGAGTCGAAGCACCAAGAGATGGCGCCTAGGAACTTGAACACTTTGCCAGCTACAACTTTCAAGCAGCCGGATACAAATGAAGTTGGTAGTGGAGAATTACCTGATAGAAACGTCATGAATACAAGCTTGAATAGACGGTCAACTGGTTCATCATCTGACATTGCATCAAACCAAGCAATCAGAACAGGTCCTTTTGTTTTCCATGGACAAGAGCAGGGTCTCACTGACCCAGTTCAGTCGACGAGAATGTTCACAGAAGAGGCTCAAAAGACCCAGACTTCTTCTAACCCTTCACCAGTTGACACTCTGCCAGAAATGCCATCAGCTCCATCTGGACAAAGAGATGCCTCGGGCAATGCTTCAGCGGCAGCTGCTCAGGCATGGATGTCTGCAGGCGCAGGAGGTTTTAAACTAGGACCTGAGAATACTGCTTCATCCAAAAATCAGGTTTCTGCAGATCCTCTTCATAACTCAACGAGGGAGTTCCATCAGCATATTTCACGAATTCAGGGTGAGTTTCCTTCTGGCGGAATGTCGGTCCAGTCTAATAAGAACAATTTTCCATTTAATTCACCTAGACCTCAACCTATTCACACAAGTTCTGTTTCACAGTTTCCCAACCGACCTATGGGTTTCCCTCAATCAACATCCGCAGACCATCCTAGATTTCAAATGCAGTCCCCTTGGCGAGGCCTCAGTCCTCAAAGCCAACCGAGGCAGAAACAGCAAACCCTTCCGCCTGACTTGAATATTGATTGTCACTCTCCAGGGTCACCTGCAAAGCAATCCTCTGGTGTTGTTGATTCACAGCAACCAGACCTAGCCTTGCAACTATGA
- the LOC123919012 gene encoding GDSL esterase/lipase At5g55050-like: MMKSSILLIISFFIFNLGGFLEAQKTPAIYVFGDSLVDVGNNNYLSLSLVKATLPHYGIDFPTKKPTGRFSNGKNAADLIAEKVGLTTSPPYLSLVSKFNNKKNVSFLGGVNFASGGAGIFNGNDRQAISLTKQVDYYTQVHDQLTQQVGASTLQKHLSKSIFGIVIGSNDIFGYYNSMDLQKKNTPQQYADSMVSSLKIQLQRLYNNGARKFEIIGVSTIGCVPALRLKNKTECFLEANLMSIKYNEGLQSMLKELKLENKELSYSYFDTYGALQDLIQNPISYGFADVKDACCGLGELNAQFLCTPISGVCANRQNHIFWDQFHPTEAASRTIVDKLYNGPSKYTSPINLQQLLAL; the protein is encoded by the exons ATGATGAAGAGTTCAATTCTATTAATTATATCTTTCTTCATCTTTAACTTAGGAGGATTCTTAGAAGCTCAAAAGACTCCAGCTATTTATGTGTTTGGAGACTCACTTGTTGATGTtggtaataataattatttgagTCTTTCTCTTGTAAAGGCAACTCTTCCTCACTATGGCATTGATTTTCCAACTAAAAAACCAACTGGGAGGTTTAGCAATGGCAAAAATGCTGCTGATTTGATTG CTGAAAAAGTAGGCCTTACCACGTCACCACCTTACCTCTCCCTAGTCTCTAAGTTCAACAACAAGAAGAATGTATCATTCTTGGGGGGTGTTAACTTTGCTTCTGGAGGTGCTGGAATATTTAATGGCAATGAT AGGCAAGCAATATCTTTGACAAAGCAAGTGGACTACTATACACAAGTGCATGACCAATTGACACAACAAGTAGGAGCATCTACACTTCAGAAacatctctcaaaatccatctTTGGTATTGTCATTGGAAGCAATGATATATTTGGTTACTATAACTCAATGgatcttcaaaagaaaaatacccCTCAACAATATGCAGATTCCATGGTTTCCTCACTAAAAATACAACTACAG AGACTATACAACAATGGTGCAAGGAAATTTGAGATTATTGGTGTTAGTACAATTGGATGTGTTCCTGCATTGAGGCTCAAGAACAAAACAGAATGCTTTTTAGAAGCCAATTTAatgtcaattaaatataatgaaggCCTTCAATCAATGTTGAAAGAATTGAAATTGGAGAACAAGGAGTTAAGTTACTCATACTTTGATACTTATGGTGCACTCCAAGACCTCATTCAGAATCCAATTTCCTATG gaTTTGCTGATGTGAAAGATGCTTGTTGTGGACTTGGTGAGTTGAATGCTCAATTTCTATGTACACCAATTTCAGGTGTTTGTGCCAATAGACAAAACCATATATTTTGGGATCAATTCCATCCTACTGAGGCAGCAAGTCGCACAATTGTGGATAAACTTTATAATGGACCTTCAAAATATACATCCCCTATTAATTTACAACAACTACTAGCTCTTTGA